atgaaacaaaatgtATACACTAACTTGTTATCACTAATATGTGCTTTTGTATTCTTCAATTTTATTCAGCGCATTGAAAAAAATCAAGTGCAAGAACAAGCCACGAGGAACCTTCTATATTTCTACACTGCCATTATCACTGGGATGACGTTCTTGTGAGTGAATCATGATTGATTTCCATGGAGCAGAGTACCTCTTTTTCTTTGTCTACTTAGCTACTTTTGTAACTGGGCTCCCTCTAAATATAACAGCCCTTTGCACacttattaaaaaatgtaatcaaaatctTGTTCCCGTGGACATTTTGCTGATCAACTTGACTATTTCTGATTTGCTCCTTTTGATGTTTCTCCCATTTCGTATGGTGGAAGCAGCATCTGGTATGAGATGGCTTTTACCCTATGTTTTTTGCCCTTTGTCTACTTTTATGCACTTCAGCAGCATTTACATCACCTCACTCTTCCTCATGGCCATAAGCGTGGAGAGATATCTGGCAATCGCTTTTCCGATAAAGTACAAAATGCTACGTAAACGGTTCTACTCTGTCGTGGCAAGTATATTCATTTGGTGCATTGCATCAGTACACTGCAGTATTGTCTACATTGTAGAACATATTGTGCCTAGCAACTTGACGGAAACCAACAGCACAATGTGTTATAGCACATTTTCACCACCCCAGTTGGAAATTCTACTACCTGTGCGCCTGGAGATATGCATTCTACTCTTTTTTATCCCGTTTCTGATCACTGTCTTCTGTTATGTCAATTTTATCAAGATCATCATGTCCCAGTCTCGCATACAGAGGAAAAGAAAACTGAGAGCCATTGGCTTGGTGGTGGGAACTCTTATCAACTTCATTATCTGCTTCATGCCCTATAACTTATCACACGTTGTGGGTTATATTGAGGGTGATAGCCCAAAATGGAGATCCTACACTCTGCTCCTCAGCACTTTTAATGCATCTGTGGATCCTATCATATTTTACTTTTCATCAGCCTCGTTTAAGAAAGCCTTTCTGGAGGGTCTGGTACATGTGCTGAAAAGGCTAAATTTTGGAACCCGGTGGTATAAATACTGGATTGCATCTTGCGAGAAAGAGAATGCAGAGACCAATGCTTCTTGTTGAACGCttagaaaatataaattatgtGGACAACATAACTACCTTTACAGATTACAGAGAAATATATTTCCAGGAATTCTAGTGAGCAACAAGAAATCCTTGGACGTCAGAAGCTTTAAAAAGAAGTAATGAAGCACAGTTGAGGAAACATACTAAAACACATAATGATCCCTGTCTTCCATGCTTCCTCGGACATTATTCACCACCCTACGTTGTGTAGCAGCCCTCTTCACCATGACTGTAAAACAACACTCTCAATGatcatgtttgtgtgtatgacattcTCCTACTTACCAAGTTGTGTTGGTCCAGTTCTCACGGTGATTGCAGGAGATTGTGTTTGgtaataatgtctgcttctgtgacatTTTTCTCTTCATTGTAGTGTGGGGTTATGTTCCTAAAAGTGTCTTTATGAGCATATTCTCAGTGATCATGTTTATGTGTATTACAATCTTCTCCTCATTTCTGTGACTAGACATTGACAAGGCACAGAGAcggggcaacacagtggcttaatggttagcacttctgcctcagagcactggggtcatgagcttgattcccaactatggctttatctgtgtggagtttgtatgttccccccgtatttgcgtgggtttcctctgggtgctctggtttcctcccacactccaaagacatactagtaggataatagtctgctatcaaattg
Above is a genomic segment from Mixophyes fleayi isolate aMixFle1 chromosome 11, aMixFle1.hap1, whole genome shotgun sequence containing:
- the LOC142107461 gene encoding free fatty acid receptor 3-like, whose product is MIDFHGAEYLFFFVYLATFVTGLPLNITALCTLIKKCNQNLVPVDILLINLTISDLLLLMFLPFRMVEAASGMRWLLPYVFCPLSTFMHFSSIYITSLFLMAISVERYLAIAFPIKYKMLRKRFYSVVASIFIWCIASVHCSIVYIVEHIVPSNLTETNSTMCYSTFSPPQLEILLPVRLEICILLFFIPFLITVFCYVNFIKIIMSQSRIQRKRKLRAIGLVVGTLINFIICFMPYNLSHVVGYIEGDSPKWRSYTLLLSTFNASVDPIIFYFSSASFKKAFLEGLVHVLKRLNFGTRWYKYWIASCEKENAETNASC